atttctctctccctctaacCCTAAACTGGCAACTTTTTATCTTCttcccaaaatacacaaaaaccttCATTCACCCCCAGGTAGACCAATAATTAACGGAATTGACACTATTACAGAACCAGCTTCTCAATATATAGACTTTGTTATCAAACCCCTAACAATGTCACTGAAAGCATATTTGCAAGATACTACACATATACTCAAGGACCTTCAAGAAATGCAACAAGCCCCAAATGCTATTTTAGCAACCATGGATGTTGAGTCACTTTACTCAAATATTGACCACCAGGAAGGCCTAGAGGcccttgaacattttttacaaaaaagatcaAACACCGAGACTCCTCCGACacaatttgttgtttctctCACCCAATGGTCCCTCAATAACAATATATTCCTATTCCAGGATCGTCTCTACCAACAAACCAAGGGGACTGCCATGGGGGCTTCATACGCCCCCAACTATGCGGGATTATTTTTGGGGCTATGGGAAGAGAGGTATGTGCACAGCACTGAAAACCCCTTCAAACAGCTCATCAAATACTATGGTCGTTACATTGATgaccttttcttcatttttactggtACAACAGAACAACTTCAAGAATTTCATCAATATTTAAACAGCACTAATCCTAACATCAAACTCAGTTTGGAATTcagcaacaaagaaataaacttctTGGACCTTCTAATATCACTGGATGAACAAGGCTCAATACACACATCTCTGTTCAGAAAAAGTACAGATCGAAAtactgttttacatgctgaatccTTCCATCCTAAGAGTCTCATTGAAAACATTCCATTTGGGCAATTTCAACGTCTCAAGCGCATCTGCAACTCTCAAACGGACTTCAATACCCAAGCTACGGAAATGCAACAGCGGTTCGTTCAAAGGGGCTACAAAGCAAAGACACTGAGTGGGGCTCTAACACGAGCAAAAACTTTGGACAGAAGAAATCTTCTCATAAGGAGACAGCGAGCtccatcacaaacaaaaaacagaattttctgtACTTTACAGTACAGCAACATGGCATACAAAATCAAAAACGCCATTACAAAAAACTGGTCCATACTGGCTTGTGACCCTTCACTGGGCCCCTTGTTCTCTGAGCCCCCCAGGTTTGCCTTTAAAAAAGCCCCCACCCTCAAGGACAAAATCGTCAAAAACTATTTGCCAGCATCAAAACTTGagacttttttcaaaaaacccaTTGGCACCTTCAGATGTGGGGCATGTGTCCATTGCACACAGATCAATCGTTCTACACATTTTATGGACTCTACATGCACCTACACTTTTAAATGTCGttcttttgcaaactgtaaTACAACACATGTGGTATACCGACTggactgtgtttgtgggtgtttttacattggtcgcacaaaaaaaaaactgaaagagcgttttgcagaacacaaatatgctatccgtaaaggaaacatggaatatccgattgcaaaacatttcaagaacatGACCCACACAAACATTAATGAACTCACA
This DNA window, taken from Amphiprion ocellaris isolate individual 3 ecotype Okinawa chromosome 11, ASM2253959v1, whole genome shotgun sequence, encodes the following:
- the LOC118470507 gene encoding uncharacterized protein LOC118470507 isoform X3, giving the protein MGASYAPNYAGLFLGLWEERYVHSTENPFKQLIKYYGRYIDDLFFIFTGTTEQLQEFHQYLNSTNPNIKLSLEFSNKEINFLDLLISLDEQGSIHTSLFRKSTDRNTVLHAESFHPKSLIENIPFGQFQRLKRICNSQTDFNTQATEMQQRFVQRGYKAKTLSGALTRAKTLDRRNLLIRRQRAPSQTKNRIFCTLQYSNMAYKIKNAITKNWSILACDPSLGPLFSEPPRFAFKKAPTLKDKIVKNYLPASKLETFFKKPIGTFRCGACVHCTQINRSTHFMDSTCTYTFKCRSFANCNTTHVVYRLDCVCGCFYIGRTKKKLKERFAEHKYAIRKGNMEYPIAKHFKNMTHTNINELTIMAIEVIENTPRGGDRLKRLLQRETFWIHSLKATVFPGLNEEIDFSPFL
- the LOC118470507 gene encoding uncharacterized protein LOC118470507 isoform X1 encodes the protein MTQPSKNTLFFTQEEGRNIIVQDSLFCMENPGSPELPSYNELKRLLEKEKKLELHAITLSDYWRQNIIPRGLRINKFPSFGQDNLEFKQKWESVLNKCSFDLMLLLIDEAKNQREEIKQKIPEVKRKLSLVNVTQQQKEEAAITESKINDDIRELTKTITSTKMNKFQRDKKDYDEGAIYSWQRRHTRGPPRRGRTVSFSLPGSTTSEDEDRSDTSLAGSSHFLDKTRTPHSGAGRKHGGADGGGGKRQLRPRQPHQNYHHHHKRIVSTNKPRGLPWGLHTPPTMRDYFWGYGKREQLQEFHQYLNSTNPNIKLSLEFSNKEINFLDLLISLDEQGSIHTSLFRKSTDRNTVLHAESFHPKSLIENIPFGQFQRLKRICNSQTDFNTQATEMQQRFVQRGYKAKTLSGALTRAKTLDRRNLLIRRQRAPSQTKNRIFCTLQYSNMAYKIKNAITKNWSILACDPSLGPLFSEPPRFAFKKAPTLKDKIVKNYLPASKLETFFKKPIGTFRCGACVHCTQINRSTHFMDSTCTYTFKCRSFANCNTTHVVYRLDCVCGCFYIGRTKKKLKERFAEHKYAIRKGNMEYPIAKHFKNMTHTNINELTIMAIEVIENTPRGGDRLKRLLQRETFWIHSLKATVFPGLNEEIDFSPFL
- the LOC118470507 gene encoding uncharacterized protein LOC118470507 isoform X2 — its product is MVWLKKEEDIVVRRADKGGATVIWGKNDYIMEAQKQLNNRQYYVPLKSNPTENIKRDLFAILNPALENKWINKNEFEFLSPSNPKLATFYLLPKIHKNLHSPPGRPIINGIDTITEPASQYIDFVIKPLTMSLKAYLQDTTHILKDLQEMQQAPNAILATMDVESLYSNIDHQEGLEALEHFLQKRSNTETPPTQFVVSLTQWSLNNNIFLFQDRLYQQTKGTAMGASYAPNYAGLFLGLWEERYVHSTENPFKQLIKYYGRYIDDLFFIFTGTTEQLQEFHQYLNSTNPNIKLSLEFSNKEINFLDLLISLDEQGSIHTSLFRKSTDRNTVLHAESFHPKSLIENIPFGQFQRLKRICNSQTDFNTQATEMQQRFVQRGYKAKTLSGALTRAKTLDRRNLLIRRQRAPSQTKNRIFCTLQYSNMAYKIKNAITKNWSILACDPSLGPLFSEPPRFAFKKAPTLKDKIVKNYLPASKLETFFKKPIGTFRCGACVHCTQINRSTHFMDSTCTYTFKCRSFANCNTTHVVYRLDCVCGCFYIGRTKKKLKERFAEHKYAIRKGNMEYPIAKHFKNMTHTNINELTIMAIEVIENTPRGGDRLKRLLQRETFWIHSLKATVFPGLNEEIDFSPFL
- the LOC118470507 gene encoding uncharacterized protein LOC118470507 isoform X4, yielding MGIVSTNKPRGLPWGLHTPPTMRDYFWGYGKREQLQEFHQYLNSTNPNIKLSLEFSNKEINFLDLLISLDEQGSIHTSLFRKSTDRNTVLHAESFHPKSLIENIPFGQFQRLKRICNSQTDFNTQATEMQQRFVQRGYKAKTLSGALTRAKTLDRRNLLIRRQRAPSQTKNRIFCTLQYSNMAYKIKNAITKNWSILACDPSLGPLFSEPPRFAFKKAPTLKDKIVKNYLPASKLETFFKKPIGTFRCGACVHCTQINRSTHFMDSTCTYTFKCRSFANCNTTHVVYRLDCVCGCFYIGRTKKKLKERFAEHKYAIRKGNMEYPIAKHFKNMTHTNINELTIMAIEVIENTPRGGDRLKRLLQRETFWIHSLKATVFPGLNEEIDFSPFL